In the Trichoderma atroviride chromosome 4, complete sequence genome, CAAGCAAAGGCGTCTCCGcattcctccatctcgacgCCGCAGTCCGTGCCTCGTTCTCCGTATTTCGTGACCCTCCATCAAGGGCCGAGTTCGCCCCTGTCAAGCTGCCCTGATCTGATCTGATCCGCCAGTCTGGAGCTCGCCCTGCCGTCATTGTCACAGGCCGCATCGAGctgcatacatgtagctgcatctgcatcagACAGCCCACCCTTCAGCTCCTAACAACTGCTGCAGACAATTGCGCGGTGGGAGCAGCTGGTTTTGAAAAATTGCCACTGTTCCCGGCGTGCTCCCGTAGCAGACACGGCCAGTTTGATGCCACCCGCGTCATCATGTCGCTCGCAAAGAGAAACGACGGTACGTGATACGCTCCTTGTAAAGCGCTTTCGCCAATCCTCAACGCGTGAAATTTAACTCTGGACAAGGTTGTCTCGAGTGTCGCACGCGCCGAGTGCGCTGCGACAAGACGGAGCCCGAATGCTTCAAGTGCTATAAAAAGGGGATCAAGTGCTCGGGCCAGGGTATCGAGTGCCGCTTCAGCTCCCACATGAAATACGGCAGCTCGCCACGGCCCTCACAACCCGCAACTCGCACTGCTGCAGATGGTCCTAAAGCCTCGCTGCGTGCCCCAAATCGACTACGATGGGTCACTGTAAACAGCAAACAGCCAGGATCGTCGGATACAGCGCGACTGGCTTCTCGCCGAGCTTCCACCACCGCATCCAAGACTTCAAATAAACGCCCCATCGTTGGCCCTGCTCTTCCCAACATACCCGCATCTGACACAGATTCTTCGGCCGAGAGCTTGGAAGATGACGTGGAAGAAGTTCCGTCAAGAGAGATGCAACTCTCCCGCCCGCAGActgctcttcaagctctATCTCCCCAAGCCAGACAGTTCTTCAACTATTGTAAGCTGATGCTTCTCCATCTATTTTGCACAAACTAGCTCCATTGAAAGGGATTGACTGACCACAATCTCCTCGCATTGCAGTTTCAGAGACCATCGCACCCAAAATGGTCGTCTTTGACTTTAGTGGCAACGGCTATCGCAACATCTTGCTTCCTCTAGCATGCGAAGATGAGCTTGTTGGTCAGGCCATCTCCGTTATTGCAGCTTTCCACCTATCGCAACAGGCGCCGCATATGCGAATGGCAGCCGAAGTAGGCCAACAAGCAATTTTATCGAAATTATTCCGCGACTCGCTTCAACTCGAGCCAAAGAGACTTTTCAGCCTCTCCACATGGGCGACCATTCTAGTTTTGCTTGTGGGGGACACGATTACGGGCGCGAACAACTACGTGCATCTGCTGGAGATTCTTTCAAATCTGGCAAAGATGTCCGATTCGGTAGACGCTCTATCAATGACTACAAGGG is a window encoding:
- a CDS encoding uncharacterized protein (EggNog:ENOG41) produces the protein MSLAKRNDGCLECRTRRVRCDKTEPECFKCYKKGIKCSGQGIECRFSSHMKYGSSPRPSQPATRTAADGPKASLRAPNRLRWVTVNSKQPGSSDTARLASRRASTTASKTSNKRPIVGPALPNIPASDTDSSAESLEDDVEEVPSREMQLSRPQTALQALSPQARQFFNYFSETIAPKMVVFDFSGNGYRNILLPLACEDELVGQAISVIAAFHLSQQAPHMRMAAEVGQQAILSKLFRDSLQLEPKRLFSLSTWATILVLLVGDTITGANNYVHLLEILSNLAKMSDSVDALSMTTREFIREQTRMFELFGFPLSSETKGLQMLSKRPDYYLDFMSSSPSLNQDPEQYANVSVMKEAIRQACDLYRNRALHLITDEESIKSVERLRETVLDLDPSVDGSHALVWTYFVAAAESITPEHREFFSHRLQSLYSCTHFGTIPIAVQTLEHIWANQGSQRWTQVVTRHRPILIM